In one window of Henckelia pumila isolate YLH828 chromosome 1, ASM3356847v2, whole genome shotgun sequence DNA:
- the LOC140876092 gene encoding uncharacterized protein isoform X2, with the protein MSSGFSTCGTPNYVAPEVIIYFKENGGLQALRLWPFQEMCKNKYTSEELKLATCLVCSKKLKDSTTIESGMEFESYWMKHNKSSALADHEIHCATTFLPWSRITSLRDFMNFYN; encoded by the exons ATGAGCTCGGGTTTTTCAACATGTGGAACACCCAACTATGTTGCTCCAGAG GTTATCATTTATTTCAAAGAAAACGGGGGGTTACAAGCACTTAGGTTATGGCCTTTTCAG GAAAtgtgtaaaaataaatatacttcCGAAGAGTTGAAATTGGCCACCTGCCTGGTTTGTTCAAAGAAATTGAAAGATAGTACGACCATTGAAAGTGGTATGGAATTTGAATCTTATTGGATGAAGCATAATAAATCATCGGCCTTAGCAGATCATGAGATCCATTGTGCAACAACTTTCTTGCCTTGGTCTCGTATCACATCACTAAGGGATTTCATGAATTTCTATAATTAG
- the LOC140874721 gene encoding uncharacterized protein isoform X2: protein MESQSNLDERMYSSSILVETQSNWVAVRSSISPLAAAIILKLLSPVLAFESDHKESYKVSLHVYDLSQGLARQLSTTCFGKAIEGIWHTGIVVYGNQYYFGRGIQNAPVGTPPYGTPLKVVDLGFTHVLKNVFEAYLQEIDHRYTAETYRLLTHNYNNFSNEVAQFLVGASIPDYILNLPNEVMGSPMGALM from the exons ATGGAATCCCAATCCAATTTGGACGAGAGAATGTATTCTTCTTCAATTCTGGTGGAAACCCAATCCAATTGGGTTGCAGTTCGATCGTCGATCTCTCCTCTCGCCGCTGCCATCATCCTCAAACTCCTATCGCCGGTTCTCGCCTTTGAGTCTGATCACAAG GAGAGTTACAAGGTTTCCTTGCATGTCTATGACTTAAGTCAAGGTCTTGCCAGGCAATTATCGACAACCTGTTTTGGAAAAGCAATTGAAGGCATATG GCATACTGGAATTGTGGTCTATGGCAATCAATACTATTTTGGTAGAGGCATACAAAATGCTCCAGTGGGAACACCACCTTATGGGACTCCTCTTAAAGTAGTTGATCTTGGATTTACTCATGTGCTCAAGAATGTATTTGAAGCGTATTTACAAGAAATTGATCATCGGTACACAGCTGAGACTTACAGATTGCTTACTCATAATTACAACAATTTCAGTAACGAGGTTGCCCAGTTTCTGGTTGGTGCTTCGATACCAGACTACATTTTGAATCTCCCAAATGAAGTCATGGGCAGCCCCATGGGCGCTCTCATGT AA
- the LOC140876092 gene encoding uncharacterized protein isoform X3: MLLQRYAIHQVKWFVYHEVIIYFKENGGLQALRLWPFQEMCKNKYTSEELKLATCLVCSKKLKDSTTIESGEYVEEQVTPTGGEDV; the protein is encoded by the exons ATGTTGCTCCAGAGGTATGCAATTCATCAGGTCAAGTGGTTCGTGTATCATGAG GTTATCATTTATTTCAAAGAAAACGGGGGGTTACAAGCACTTAGGTTATGGCCTTTTCAG GAAAtgtgtaaaaataaatatacttcCGAAGAGTTGAAATTGGCCACCTGCCTGGTTTGTTCAAAGAAATTGAAAGATAGTACGACCATTGAAAGTG gtgagtacgtagaggagcaggttactcctaccggtggtgaggacgtatga
- the LOC140874721 gene encoding uncharacterized protein isoform X3, whose amino-acid sequence MLTDVEYDNLPNLISGCLVHEVTIGFMCLLPYLFLVYSIFHNWWIIEMAEESYKVSLHVYDLSQGLARQLSTTCFGKAIEGIWHTGIVVYGNQYYFGRGIQNAPVGTPPYGTPLKVVDLGFTHVLKNVFEAYLQEIDHRYTAETYRLLTHNYNNFSNEVAQFLVGASIPDYILNLPNEVMGSPMGALMSY is encoded by the exons ATGCTTACAGATGTTGAATATGATAACCTACCCAACTTGATTTCTGGATGTTTAGTGCATGAGGTTACTATTGGATTCATGTGTTTGTTACCTTACTTGTTTCTAGTCTATAGCATATTTCACAATTGGTGGATAATTGAAATGGCAGAG GAGAGTTACAAGGTTTCCTTGCATGTCTATGACTTAAGTCAAGGTCTTGCCAGGCAATTATCGACAACCTGTTTTGGAAAAGCAATTGAAGGCATATG GCATACTGGAATTGTGGTCTATGGCAATCAATACTATTTTGGTAGAGGCATACAAAATGCTCCAGTGGGAACACCACCTTATGGGACTCCTCTTAAAGTAGTTGATCTTGGATTTACTCATGTGCTCAAGAATGTATTTGAAGCGTATTTACAAGAAATTGATCATCGGTACACAGCTGAGACTTACAGATTGCTTACTCATAATTACAACAATTTCAGTAACGAGGTTGCCCAGTTTCTGGTTGGTGCTTCGATACCAGACTACATTTTGAATCTCCCAAATGAAGTCATGGGCAGCCCCATGGGCGCTCTCATGT CTTATTGA
- the LOC140874721 gene encoding uncharacterized protein isoform X1 encodes MESQSNLDERMYSSSILVETQSNWVAVRSSISPLAAAIILKLLSPVLAFESDHKESYKVSLHVYDLSQGLARQLSTTCFGKAIEGIWHTGIVVYGNQYYFGRGIQNAPVGTPPYGTPLKVVDLGFTHVLKNVFEAYLQEIDHRYTAETYRLLTHNYNNFSNEVAQFLVGASIPDYILNLPNEVMGSPMGALMSY; translated from the exons ATGGAATCCCAATCCAATTTGGACGAGAGAATGTATTCTTCTTCAATTCTGGTGGAAACCCAATCCAATTGGGTTGCAGTTCGATCGTCGATCTCTCCTCTCGCCGCTGCCATCATCCTCAAACTCCTATCGCCGGTTCTCGCCTTTGAGTCTGATCACAAG GAGAGTTACAAGGTTTCCTTGCATGTCTATGACTTAAGTCAAGGTCTTGCCAGGCAATTATCGACAACCTGTTTTGGAAAAGCAATTGAAGGCATATG GCATACTGGAATTGTGGTCTATGGCAATCAATACTATTTTGGTAGAGGCATACAAAATGCTCCAGTGGGAACACCACCTTATGGGACTCCTCTTAAAGTAGTTGATCTTGGATTTACTCATGTGCTCAAGAATGTATTTGAAGCGTATTTACAAGAAATTGATCATCGGTACACAGCTGAGACTTACAGATTGCTTACTCATAATTACAACAATTTCAGTAACGAGGTTGCCCAGTTTCTGGTTGGTGCTTCGATACCAGACTACATTTTGAATCTCCCAAATGAAGTCATGGGCAGCCCCATGGGCGCTCTCATGT CTTATTGA
- the LOC140873359 gene encoding uncharacterized protein, whose translation MKDALDVASFIKLFLSLTRGLEYLHEVCNPQMIHRDMKSSSILLNSKFNAKDIGVWEIMKHRKSVLRYLIVKFAKRSDDHKWILERSFAYIENADAKFLRVGLFMEFKNEEGTCPMYCESDSGVNSEGGMMLLGSCSYSKNLFIFTIEEDMSLMQMYLQLGKKCDQINPSSTFLQYLAPHRKLYVTLNEDQDVSNMIRLFVYMKVNIIDMIAIRKEEIISSDKNILRNEFDADNGSSSASQYEMVLQSNSIDAWSHLIRGEGQNFKNADEFRKVLKNYAIATMRSFVYKKNDQQKVFIVCNVSGCSWKIYASKYKADGTFGIRKCCLQHVCEEANLRSIGHPKADSVWVANIIKDKLRGEPSYRPSAIVRDIHREYGVELKYHTAWMGKEIAMHQLYGTEKGCFDKLRWYCDALKQTNPGSWADCEVDEMNKFRRLFISLHACIVGFVKGCRPLIFLDGTHIKNKFKGCILSAVTKDANDDLFTLAFAVVEAENDANWEWFCLKLRGVLTMQNCVVFSQFTFFSDRHSGLVKAIPNIFAGSHHAYCLRHLVDNFRTRILKKYPLHNKKYWESIFHKAAYAATESEFIVHITSIIQSMPLAEEFIKNSEPENWANCLFSGKRWGIINNNQAECWNSWVKPARYLPIVSMIDTIRLQIMSMMNKRRESSLLMVGILSPKPESSLLQNYTKSRNLKVDRSSSLLFEILDGDKSCAVDLENWSCSCRIWKINGIPCNHACAAIESKGLSIYDFCDSCYKVENYRRAYAAVVNPIPTFDFNADLPHSNGDIIRPPDVRSQPGRRRTQRFPSQVKKRVTKCARCHKPGHNRRKCKEAI comes from the exons ATGAAAGATGCGCTTGATGTTGCAAG CTTTATCAAACTCTTTTTATCACTAACCAGAGGATTGGAATACTTACATGAGGTTTGCAACCCACAAATGATCCATAGAGATATGAAATCATCAAGTATTCTTCTCAATTCCAAGTTCAATGCCAAG GATAT AGGAGTTTGGGAGATCATGAAGCATAGGAAGAGTGTCTTGCGATATCTCATAGTTAAGTTTGCCAAGAGAAGTGACGATCATAAGTGGATTCTTGAGC GATCATTCGCGTACATTGAAAATGCCGATGCAAAATTTTTACGTGTTGGTTTATTCATGGAGTTTAAGAATGAGGAGGGAACATGTCCTATGTACTGTGAGAGTG ATAGTGGAGTCAATAGTGAAGGTGGTATGATGCTGCTAGGAAGTTGTTCTTACAGTAAGAATTTGTTTATCTTTACAATAGAGGAGGATATGAGTCTAATGCAGATGTATTTGCAACTTGGCAAAAAATGTGATCAAATCAATCCTTCTTCAACCTTCTTACAATATCTTGCACCTCACCGAAAGTTATATGTGACATTGAATGAAGATCAAGATGTTAGTAATATGATCCGATTGTTTGTGTACATGAAAGTAAACATCATTGACATGATAGCAATCCGAAAAGAAGAAATTATTTCAAGTGACAAGAATATTCTGAG GAATGAGTTTGATGCGGATAATGGTTCTTCGAGTGCATCTCAATATGAAATGGTTCTACAAAGTAACTCCATTGATGCTTGGAGTCATTTGATTCGTGGAGAGgggcaaaattttaaaaatgctgATGAGTTTCGAAAGGTTCTTAAAAACTATGCTATTGCTACCATGAGATCGTTCGTGTATAAGAAAAATGACCAACAAAAGGTATTCATTGTTTGTAATGTCAGTGGTTGTTCATGGAAAATATATGCATCCAAATATAAGGCAGATGGAACGTTTGGAATTAGAAAATGTTGTCTTCAACACGTATGTGAAGAGGCAAATCTTCGGAGCATAGGCCATCCAAAGGCTGATTCTGTTTGGGTGGCGAATATCATTAAAGATAAATTGAGAGGAGAACCATCATACCGACCGTCCGCAATTGTAAGAGATATTCATAGGGAATATGGCGTTGAATTGAAGTACCATACAGCATGGATGGGGAAAGAAATAGCAATGCATCAACTTTATGGGACAGAGAAAGGATGTTTTGATAAATTGAGGTGGTATTGTGATGCTTTGAAACAAACAAATCCTGGTAGTTGGGCTGATTGTGAGGTTGATGAAATGAACAAATTTCGACGACTTTTTATATCTTTACATGCATGTATTGTTGGATTTGTTAAGGGATGCAGACCGTTGATTTTTTTAGATGGAacacatataaaaaataaattcaaaggtTGCATACTAAGTGCTGTGACAAAAGATGCTAATGATGACCTATTCACTTTAGCATTTGCGGTTGTGGAGGCTGAGAATGATGCTAACTGGGAATGGTTCTGTTTGAAACTGAGGGGAGTCTTGACAATGCAAAATTGTGTAGTTTTCTCACAGTTCACTTTTTTTTCTGATAGACATAGTGGTCTTGTTAAGGCAATCCCCAATATATTCGCCGGTAGTCACCATGCATATTGTCTACGACACTTGGTGGATAATTTTCGTACGCGG attttgaaGAAGTATCCATTGCACAACAAAAAGTATTGGGAATCTATATTCCACAAAGCAGCATACGCGGCAACTGAAAGTGAGTTTATTGTTCATATTACTAGTATAATCCAGTCAATGCCTCTTGCAGaagaatttattaaaaattcagAACCCGAGAATTGGGCAAATTGCTTATTTTCTGGAAAAAGATGGGGCATAATCAACAACAATCAAGCAGAATGTTGGAATAGTTGGGTTAAACCCGCAAGGTATTTGCCAATTGTATCCATGATTGATACAATACGGTTACAAATAATGAGCATGATGAATAAAAGACGAGAGTCGTCTCTCCTAATGGTTGGAATCCTATCTCCTAAGCCAGAAAGTAGTTTGTTACAAAACTACACTAAATCTCGAAATTTGAAGGTTGATAGGTCTAGTTCATTGctttttgagattttggatgGTGATAAAAGTTGTGCAGTGGATCTGGAAAACTGGAGTTGCTCATGTAGAATCTGGAAAATTAATGGGATCCCTTGTAACCATGCTTGTGCTGCTATTGAGTCAAAGGGTTTGTCAATATATGACTTTTGTGACTCTTGCTACAAAGTTGAAAATTATCGGAGAGCTTATGCGGCAGTTGTCAATCCAATCCCTACATTTGATTTCAATGCTGATTTACCACATTCTAATGGTGATATAATTAGACCTCCGGATGTCCGATCGCAGCCAGGACGTAGAAGGACACAAAGATTCCCGTCTCAAGTAAAGAAACGTGTTACCAAGTGCGCACGGTGTCACAAACCAGGGCATAACCGTAGAAAATGCAAGGAAGCAATATAG
- the LOC140876092 gene encoding uncharacterized protein isoform X1 yields the protein MLLQRYAIHQVKWFVYHEVIIYFKENGGLQALRLWPFQEMCKNKYTSEELKLATCLVCSKKLKDSTTIESGMEFESYWMKHNKSSALADHEIHCATTFLPWSRITSLRDFMNFYN from the exons ATGTTGCTCCAGAGGTATGCAATTCATCAGGTCAAGTGGTTCGTGTATCATGAG GTTATCATTTATTTCAAAGAAAACGGGGGGTTACAAGCACTTAGGTTATGGCCTTTTCAG GAAAtgtgtaaaaataaatatacttcCGAAGAGTTGAAATTGGCCACCTGCCTGGTTTGTTCAAAGAAATTGAAAGATAGTACGACCATTGAAAGTGGTATGGAATTTGAATCTTATTGGATGAAGCATAATAAATCATCGGCCTTAGCAGATCATGAGATCCATTGTGCAACAACTTTCTTGCCTTGGTCTCGTATCACATCACTAAGGGATTTCATGAATTTCTATAATTAG